In the genome of Oryctolagus cuniculus unplaced genomic scaffold, mOryCun1.1 SCAFFOLD_105, whole genome shotgun sequence, one region contains:
- the LOC127485279 gene encoding DNA-directed primase/polymerase protein isoform X1, which produces MSPDKDTGESWTLNSEKLRQLGSAKQSDPDLSFLVVKNNVGEKHLFVDLGVYTRNRNFRLYKSSKLGKHVALEIAEDNKFFPKQSKTIPEENQYFLSSLVCNVRFSDTLRILTCDTPQNKRKRMKHFNSTSPSVGTIEGFQCSPYPEVDQFVLSLVTKNDIKGGIRRWSYFFPEQLLVYDIFKYRWCENIGRAHKSNNIMILVDLKNEVWYQKCHDPICKAENFKTDCLPLPAEVCLLFLFKEEEEFTTDETRNHETTSPHKPSPGASSDPGWDNGMDDACFLEATEDAELAEAAESSLLRHSSGVDEIPDDLIMEVLQE; this is translated from the exons ATGTCCCCAGATAAggacacaggagagagctggacatTGAATTCAGAGAAGCTGAGGCAGCTGGGATCAGCGAAGCAAAGCGATCCTGATCTTTCATTTTTAGTTGTGAAGAATAATGTGGGAGAAAAGCATCTTTTTGTAGATCTAG GAGTTTATACAAGAAATAGAAACTTCCGGCTGTATAAGTCATCAAAACTAGGAAAGCATGTGGCTTTGGAGATTGCTGAAGATAACAAATTCTTTCCTAAACAATCAAAAACGATTCCTGAAGAAAACCAGTATTTCCTCTCTTCTTTGGTATGCAATGTCAG atTCTCAGATACTTTACGAATTCTAACATGTGACACACCTCAGAATAAAAGAAAGCGAATGAAGCACTTTAATAGTACCAGCCCTTCag TAGGAACCATCGAAGGTTTTCAGTGTTCACCCTACCCTGAAGTCGATCAGTTTGTTCTTTCCTTGGTGACTAAAAATGACATTAAAGGAG GAATTAGGCGTTGGAGCTACTTTTTCCCAGAACAGTTGTTGGTTTATGATATTTTCAAATATCGCTGGTGTGAGAACATTGGAAGAGCCCACAAGAGTAATAACATCAT gattCTGGTTGATCTGAAAAATGAAGTTTGGTATCAAAAATGTCATGATCCTATATGTAAAGCAGAAAACTTCAAAACTGACT GTTTGCCATTACCTGCTGAAGtgtgtcttttgtttcttttcaaagag gaagaagaatTTACAACAGATGAAACTAGGAACCATGAAACCACGAGCCCTCATAAACCATCCCCAGGTGCATCCTCTGACCCTGGCTGGGACAATGGCATGGATGATGCTTGCTTTTTAGAAGCCACTGAAGATGCTGAATTAGCAGAGGCTGCAGAGAGCAGTCTTCTGCGTCACAGTAGTGGAGTGGATGAGATTCCTGATGACCTCATTATGGAAGTATTACAAGAGTAG
- the LOC127485279 gene encoding DNA-directed primase/polymerase protein isoform X2 has translation MSPDKDTGESWTLNSEKLRQLGSAKQSDPDLSFLVVKNNVGEKHLFVDLGVYTRNRNFRLYKSSKLGKHVALEIAEDNKFFPKQSKTIPEENQYFLSSLVCNVRFSDTLRILTCDTPQNKRKRMKHFNSTSPSGTIEGFQCSPYPEVDQFVLSLVTKNDIKGGIRRWSYFFPEQLLVYDIFKYRWCENIGRAHKSNNIMILVDLKNEVWYQKCHDPICKAENFKTDCLPLPAEVCLLFLFKEEEEFTTDETRNHETTSPHKPSPGASSDPGWDNGMDDACFLEATEDAELAEAAESSLLRHSSGVDEIPDDLIMEVLQE, from the exons ATGTCCCCAGATAAggacacaggagagagctggacatTGAATTCAGAGAAGCTGAGGCAGCTGGGATCAGCGAAGCAAAGCGATCCTGATCTTTCATTTTTAGTTGTGAAGAATAATGTGGGAGAAAAGCATCTTTTTGTAGATCTAG GAGTTTATACAAGAAATAGAAACTTCCGGCTGTATAAGTCATCAAAACTAGGAAAGCATGTGGCTTTGGAGATTGCTGAAGATAACAAATTCTTTCCTAAACAATCAAAAACGATTCCTGAAGAAAACCAGTATTTCCTCTCTTCTTTGGTATGCAATGTCAG atTCTCAGATACTTTACGAATTCTAACATGTGACACACCTCAGAATAAAAGAAAGCGAATGAAGCACTTTAATAGTACCAGCCCTTCag GAACCATCGAAGGTTTTCAGTGTTCACCCTACCCTGAAGTCGATCAGTTTGTTCTTTCCTTGGTGACTAAAAATGACATTAAAGGAG GAATTAGGCGTTGGAGCTACTTTTTCCCAGAACAGTTGTTGGTTTATGATATTTTCAAATATCGCTGGTGTGAGAACATTGGAAGAGCCCACAAGAGTAATAACATCAT gattCTGGTTGATCTGAAAAATGAAGTTTGGTATCAAAAATGTCATGATCCTATATGTAAAGCAGAAAACTTCAAAACTGACT GTTTGCCATTACCTGCTGAAGtgtgtcttttgtttcttttcaaagag gaagaagaatTTACAACAGATGAAACTAGGAACCATGAAACCACGAGCCCTCATAAACCATCCCCAGGTGCATCCTCTGACCCTGGCTGGGACAATGGCATGGATGATGCTTGCTTTTTAGAAGCCACTGAAGATGCTGAATTAGCAGAGGCTGCAGAGAGCAGTCTTCTGCGTCACAGTAGTGGAGTGGATGAGATTCCTGATGACCTCATTATGGAAGTATTACAAGAGTAG